One Leucobacter muris DNA segment encodes these proteins:
- a CDS encoding glycosyltransferase, protein MHQRSSQAAFSLLLPVYAGDDPGFLRLAFESSVQGQSLRPAEAVIVQDGPVPDALAREIERIGADSPIPVNVVLLPENRGLTEALNAGLAACAQPVVARMDADDVSLPGRFERQWALLQQGFDLVGTGMVEFEHDPDRPASTRVPPVGSERIREHARTHNPFNHPTMMYRLEALDRVGRYQPFGKMEDYWLGIRLIDDGARVENIADPLLAYRVGSGAFARRGGWVEARTEWRLQRELLRMGFVTRGQYLRNVVMKGVYRLMPASVKRVLFRGLIGRGLPGDRTAG, encoded by the coding sequence GTGCACCAGCGATCGTCGCAGGCCGCCTTCTCGCTGCTGCTGCCCGTGTACGCGGGGGACGACCCCGGTTTTCTGCGCCTCGCGTTCGAGAGCTCCGTGCAGGGGCAGAGCCTGCGACCCGCGGAAGCGGTGATCGTGCAGGACGGCCCCGTGCCCGACGCGCTCGCGCGGGAGATCGAGCGGATCGGCGCTGATAGCCCCATCCCGGTGAACGTCGTGCTGCTGCCCGAGAACCGCGGCCTCACCGAGGCGCTCAACGCCGGTCTCGCCGCGTGCGCCCAGCCCGTCGTGGCGCGCATGGACGCCGACGACGTCTCGCTGCCCGGGCGCTTCGAGCGCCAGTGGGCGCTGCTGCAGCAGGGGTTCGACCTCGTCGGCACGGGGATGGTCGAGTTCGAGCACGATCCCGACCGGCCCGCCTCCACGCGCGTGCCGCCGGTCGGCTCCGAGCGCATCCGCGAGCACGCCCGCACCCACAACCCCTTCAACCACCCCACCATGATGTACCGCCTCGAGGCCCTCGACCGTGTGGGCCGCTACCAGCCCTTCGGCAAGATGGAGGACTACTGGCTGGGGATCCGGCTGATCGACGACGGCGCCCGCGTCGAGAACATCGCCGACCCGCTGCTCGCGTATCGCGTGGGCTCGGGGGCCTTCGCGCGTCGCGGCGGCTGGGTCGAGGCGCGCACGGAGTGGCGACTGCAGCGGGAGCTGTTGCGCATGGGCTTCGTGACGCGCGGACAGTACCTGCGCAACGTGGTCATGAAGGGCGTCTACCGCCTCATGCCGGCCTCGGTGAAGCGCGTGCTCTTCCGCGGGCTAATCGGCCGGGGTCTGCCGGGGGATCGCACCGCGGGCTGA
- a CDS encoding acyltransferase family protein, whose amino-acid sequence MPAPPLAPSAPRTPVAERAPRSRPASGTSAPRYRKDIDGLRAVAVLLVVVYHVWLDRVSGGVDAFLMISAFFLTGSFIRRLEAGRPLAVVGQWIRTFKRLLPAASVVIAATVVAGSFVLPASGHQDLWRHAWASLFYYENWALAAESVDYYADTSLASPLQHFWSLSVQGQVFFLWPLLFAAIAFIRWALGRRSVRLVALVCFLLLFAASLAYSVITTQAHQESAYFNTGARLWEFAAGSVLAIVLPWISLPRVLSAVIGWGGLVALLACGMVLDVQGGFPGYLALWPVLAVAAIILAGASDERGFGPSVLLETKPVLALGRDAYALYLVHWPILVLTLIARRGEPLGFFGGLVLILVSIALARLLTWLVDARVRRSEWANRSDVRGFLVILLSVALVAVPLTALQHSAAQQARDLADVSQAELLRSNPGAAVLLPDWNGEWDDSAPRIPLPTELDAQWGGLPQNCNSPDLPFLSHNMRDRCSENGFEDPSMTIAVVGNSHPEQWLVPLSEIAEEQGWRLVSPLMGGCEFTLRSADLYADPAFGEECLQWNVELMEFLTEFSPDLVISVGTTAWPTDPDAELDAGEQERFVEGQDQTLEILRQQGIATVLLRDNPRFTFDNYVCVEQAREADECDVQRSQALAAVNPLEAVVGAGVAAVDITDLICPDDVCKAVIGNVNVYLDDNHLTIAYTATMRAALEERLLAAIAQALSWESAGADPAAEDAQPGEEEAPADESEEPLPDPEFSVV is encoded by the coding sequence ATGCCTGCTCCACCCCTCGCGCCGTCGGCGCCGAGAACACCTGTCGCGGAGCGGGCACCCCGGTCGCGACCCGCGAGCGGCACCTCCGCGCCGCGGTATCGCAAGGACATCGACGGCCTGCGCGCCGTCGCGGTGCTGCTCGTGGTGGTCTACCACGTCTGGCTCGATCGCGTCTCGGGCGGCGTCGACGCCTTCCTCATGATCTCGGCGTTCTTCCTCACCGGATCGTTCATCCGCCGTCTCGAGGCAGGCCGGCCCCTCGCAGTCGTCGGGCAGTGGATCCGCACCTTCAAGCGCCTGCTGCCCGCCGCGTCCGTCGTCATCGCGGCGACCGTCGTCGCCGGCTCGTTCGTGCTGCCGGCCTCCGGCCACCAGGACCTCTGGCGCCACGCCTGGGCATCGCTGTTCTACTACGAGAACTGGGCGCTCGCGGCCGAGTCGGTCGACTACTACGCCGACACATCGCTCGCCAGCCCCCTGCAGCATTTCTGGTCGCTCTCCGTGCAGGGCCAGGTCTTCTTCCTCTGGCCCCTGCTGTTCGCCGCGATCGCGTTCATCCGGTGGGCACTGGGCCGCCGCAGTGTGCGTCTGGTCGCCCTGGTCTGCTTCCTGCTCCTCTTCGCAGCATCCCTCGCCTACTCCGTCATCACCACGCAGGCGCATCAGGAGAGCGCCTACTTCAACACCGGCGCTCGCCTGTGGGAGTTCGCCGCGGGGTCCGTCCTCGCCATCGTGCTGCCCTGGATCAGCCTGCCCCGCGTGCTCAGCGCGGTCATCGGCTGGGGAGGCCTCGTCGCCCTCCTCGCCTGCGGCATGGTGCTCGACGTACAGGGCGGATTCCCCGGCTATCTTGCCCTGTGGCCGGTGCTCGCGGTCGCCGCCATCATCCTCGCCGGCGCCTCCGACGAACGAGGTTTCGGCCCCTCGGTGCTGCTCGAGACGAAGCCCGTGCTCGCACTCGGACGCGACGCTTACGCGCTCTACCTCGTGCACTGGCCGATCCTCGTGCTCACCCTCATCGCCCGCCGCGGTGAGCCGCTCGGCTTCTTCGGCGGGCTCGTGCTGATCCTCGTCTCGATCGCGCTCGCCCGCCTGCTCACCTGGCTCGTCGACGCGCGCGTGAGACGCAGCGAGTGGGCGAACCGCAGCGACGTGCGCGGCTTCCTCGTGATCCTGCTCTCCGTCGCGCTGGTCGCGGTGCCGCTCACAGCGCTGCAGCACTCCGCCGCCCAGCAGGCCCGCGACCTCGCCGACGTGTCGCAGGCCGAGCTGCTGCGCAGCAACCCGGGCGCCGCGGTGCTGCTGCCCGACTGGAACGGTGAATGGGATGACAGCGCGCCCCGCATCCCGCTGCCGACCGAGCTCGACGCGCAGTGGGGTGGCCTGCCGCAGAACTGCAACTCGCCGGACCTGCCCTTCCTCTCCCACAATATGCGCGACCGGTGCTCGGAGAACGGCTTCGAAGACCCGTCGATGACCATCGCGGTGGTCGGCAATTCCCACCCCGAGCAGTGGCTCGTGCCCCTCAGCGAGATCGCCGAGGAGCAGGGGTGGCGTCTTGTCTCGCCCCTCATGGGAGGTTGCGAGTTCACCCTTCGCAGCGCCGACCTCTACGCCGATCCCGCCTTCGGCGAGGAGTGCCTGCAGTGGAACGTGGAACTCATGGAGTTCCTCACCGAGTTCTCACCCGACCTCGTCATCTCGGTCGGCACCACCGCGTGGCCGACCGACCCGGATGCCGAGCTCGACGCGGGCGAGCAGGAGCGGTTCGTCGAAGGGCAGGACCAGACCCTCGAGATCCTCCGGCAGCAGGGCATCGCGACGGTGCTGCTGCGCGACAACCCCCGGTTCACCTTCGACAACTACGTCTGCGTCGAGCAGGCTCGCGAAGCGGACGAGTGCGACGTGCAGCGCTCGCAGGCGCTCGCCGCGGTGAACCCGCTCGAGGCCGTCGTGGGAGCGGGAGTGGCGGCGGTCGACATCACCGACCTCATCTGCCCCGACGATGTCTGCAAGGCCGTCATCGGCAACGTCAACGTCTACCTCGACGACAACCACCTCACGATCGCCTACACCGCGACCATGCGTGCCGCGCTCGAGGAGCGGCTGCTCGCGGCGATCGCCCAGGCGCTGAGCTGGGAGTCCGCGGGCGCGGATCCGGCCGCGGAGGACGCGCAGCCCGGCGAGGAGGAGGCGCCGGCCGACGAATCGGAGGAACCGCTGCCCGACCCCGAGTTCTCAGTGGTCTGA
- a CDS encoding glycosyltransferase: protein MHVTAVLVAYNRRELLRESLEALAAQSRPVDRLVVVDNASDDGSADVAAELLEQWGTRARLIPLTENTGGAGGFAAGIAAAVAEDCIDWVWVMDDDTVPGPDALAGALDAHERYCATGQDDLAVMGSRVVWTDGEDHPMNTPKPKIRASNDERSRAAEVGCMEIRSISFVSAFLRAARVREQGLPIADYFLWNDDFEYSARLLRGARGLFVPGSVVTHKTAKRGSSDADPGPRFYYEVRNKLWVFRLSKALYGWEKLLYVAATARRWVRTLRASSDRAQLRDCLRRGWRDGWLRSPRTTREVLRDTGVPVDVMIEVERLSKSAR, encoded by the coding sequence ATGCACGTGACGGCCGTGCTGGTCGCCTACAACCGACGCGAGCTGTTGCGGGAATCCCTCGAAGCGCTCGCGGCGCAGAGTCGACCCGTCGACCGCCTCGTCGTGGTCGACAACGCCTCGGATGACGGCTCGGCCGACGTGGCCGCCGAACTGCTCGAGCAGTGGGGCACGCGGGCCAGGCTGATCCCGCTCACCGAGAACACGGGGGGCGCGGGCGGGTTCGCGGCGGGAATCGCGGCGGCCGTCGCCGAGGACTGCATCGACTGGGTCTGGGTGATGGACGACGACACCGTGCCGGGGCCCGACGCGCTCGCCGGAGCGCTCGACGCGCACGAGCGCTACTGCGCCACCGGACAGGACGACCTCGCCGTCATGGGGTCTCGGGTCGTCTGGACCGACGGCGAAGACCACCCCATGAACACGCCGAAGCCCAAGATCCGAGCCTCGAACGACGAGCGCTCCCGCGCGGCAGAGGTCGGCTGCATGGAGATCCGCTCGATCTCGTTCGTCTCGGCGTTCCTGCGCGCCGCGCGAGTGCGGGAGCAAGGGCTGCCCATCGCCGACTACTTCCTCTGGAACGACGACTTCGAGTACTCGGCCAGACTGCTGCGCGGCGCGCGCGGGCTCTTCGTACCGGGATCCGTGGTCACCCACAAGACGGCCAAGCGCGGCTCGAGCGACGCCGATCCGGGCCCCCGCTTCTACTACGAGGTGCGCAACAAGCTGTGGGTGTTCCGCCTCTCGAAGGCGCTCTACGGCTGGGAGAAGCTGCTGTACGTCGCCGCGACCGCGCGTCGCTGGGTGCGCACCCTCCGGGCCTCCTCCGATCGTGCGCAGCTGCGCGACTGCCTGCGTCGCGGCTGGCGCGACGGCTGGCTGCGTTCGCCGCGCACGACGCGCGAGGTGCTGCGCGACACGGGCGTGCCGGTCGACGTGATGATCGAGGTCGAGCGCCTCTCGAAGTCGGCCCGGTAG
- a CDS encoding glycosyltransferase family 2 protein: MARVAAVVVTFNRLDKLKTVIASIEAQSHAPSSLVIVDNASTDGTGDYLASLESSLDLEIVSLPTNSGGAGGFSAGMRRGYELGADFVWIMDDDGYPEPDALEKLIAGFDAAASELGEQMPFACSVVKYIDGTICEMNNPVPTWDWGRLLAIGQNSVMVTSCSFVSVLIPRWAIERYGLPYKEYFIWFDDSEYTLRLSKECAGVQVLDSVTVHDMGVNQGVNFGMIDDKNAWKFAYGIRNQASYRRHHQSLPHFFMFAAQVVVGMRRGRVKRRLQKQMIKKLWEGFRFDPQVDRVV; this comes from the coding sequence ATGGCACGCGTAGCCGCAGTCGTCGTCACGTTCAATCGGCTCGACAAGCTCAAGACGGTGATCGCCTCGATCGAGGCGCAGTCGCACGCGCCCTCGTCGCTCGTGATCGTCGACAATGCGTCGACCGATGGCACCGGGGACTACCTCGCATCGCTCGAGTCGAGTCTGGATCTCGAGATCGTGTCGCTGCCCACCAACTCGGGCGGCGCCGGCGGCTTCTCGGCAGGCATGCGGCGGGGCTACGAGCTCGGGGCCGATTTCGTCTGGATCATGGACGACGACGGCTACCCCGAGCCCGACGCCCTCGAGAAGCTCATCGCTGGCTTCGACGCGGCGGCGTCGGAGCTCGGCGAGCAGATGCCGTTCGCCTGCTCGGTCGTCAAGTACATCGACGGCACCATCTGCGAGATGAACAACCCCGTGCCCACGTGGGATTGGGGCCGGCTGCTCGCGATCGGTCAGAACTCGGTCATGGTGACGAGCTGCTCGTTCGTCTCGGTGCTCATCCCCCGCTGGGCGATCGAGCGCTACGGGCTGCCCTACAAGGAGTACTTCATCTGGTTCGACGACTCCGAGTACACCCTGCGACTCTCGAAGGAGTGCGCGGGGGTGCAGGTGCTCGACAGCGTCACCGTGCACGACATGGGCGTGAATCAGGGCGTCAACTTCGGCATGATCGACGACAAGAACGCCTGGAAGTTCGCCTACGGCATCCGCAATCAGGCGTCCTATCGACGGCACCACCAATCGCTGCCGCACTTCTTCATGTTCGCGGCGCAGGTGGTCGTCGGCATGCGCCGCGGCCGGGTGAAGCGCAGGCTGCAGAAGCAGATGATCAAGAAGCTCTGGGAGGGCTTCCGCTTCGACCCGCAGGTCGACCGGGTGGTGTAG